Proteins found in one Deltaproteobacteria bacterium genomic segment:
- a CDS encoding YajQ family cyclic di-GMP-binding protein: MPSFDIVSQVNRQEIDNALNQARKEIGQRYDFKDSQTTIELEEDEIRINSTDDFKVKAAAEVLREKLARRQVPLKALVDGAIEPAGGGRAKQVIKVQEGVSTEKARDIVKRVKDAKLKVQAQIQADQVRVTGKKRDDLQAVMALLKQHDFGLPLQFVNFRE, from the coding sequence ATGCCGTCATTCGACATCGTCTCGCAGGTCAATCGCCAGGAGATCGACAACGCCCTCAACCAGGCGCGCAAGGAGATCGGCCAGCGCTATGATTTCAAGGACAGCCAGACCACCATCGAGCTGGAGGAAGACGAGATTCGCATCAACTCCACCGACGACTTCAAGGTGAAGGCGGCGGCCGAGGTGCTGCGCGAGAAGCTCGCCCGCAGGCAGGTCCCGCTCAAGGCACTGGTCGACGGCGCGATCGAGCCCGCCGGCGGCGGCCGCGCCAAGCAGGTGATCAAAGTGCAAGAGGGGGTCTCGACCGAAAAGGCGCGCGACATCGTCAAGCGGGTCAAGGACGCCAAGCTCAAGGTCCAGGCCCAAATCCAGGCCGATCAGGTGCGCGTGACCGGTAAGAAGCGTGACGACCTGCAAGCCGTGATGGCGCTGCTCAAGCAACACGACTTCGGCCTGCCGCTACAGTTCGTCAACTTCCGCGAATGA
- a CDS encoding outer membrane lipoprotein carrier protein LolA has product MIRPRCRHGLAVALVLAPALVAAAGVEDTVRAVQQRYDETADFTADVTQEMTIASLGRTLTARGTVAYKRPGKLRWQLGDGSGQVIVADGANLWLYQPEERQVLKAPFQSAFRAATPISFLLGVGRIAEDFEATLDQPQADAGAAELTWLKLIPRQGDGTLGWLRLGVTPRHFDIAAAEIHDQLGNVTRLRFANLKRGAGVDEAQFRFQVPDGVDVVSAPIGF; this is encoded by the coding sequence GTGATACGACCACGGTGCCGCCATGGGCTTGCGGTTGCGCTCGTGCTGGCGCCGGCGTTGGTCGCGGCGGCCGGCGTCGAGGACACGGTGCGCGCCGTGCAGCAGCGTTACGATGAAACCGCAGATTTCACCGCCGACGTCACCCAGGAGATGACCATCGCCAGCCTGGGCCGGACCCTGACCGCACGCGGCACGGTGGCGTACAAGCGGCCGGGAAAGCTGCGCTGGCAGCTCGGCGACGGTTCGGGGCAGGTTATCGTCGCCGACGGCGCCAACCTGTGGCTGTACCAGCCCGAGGAGCGCCAGGTGTTGAAGGCACCGTTCCAGTCGGCGTTTCGCGCCGCCACACCGATTTCGTTCCTGCTCGGCGTCGGCCGCATCGCTGAAGATTTCGAGGCCACACTCGACCAGCCGCAGGCTGACGCCGGCGCCGCTGAGCTGACCTGGCTGAAGCTGATTCCGCGCCAAGGTGACGGCACCCTCGGTTGGCTGCGACTGGGCGTCACCCCTCGCCACTTCGACATCGCGGCCGCGGAAATCCACGATCAGCTCGGCAACGTCACCCGGCTGCGTTTCGCCAACTTGAAGCGCGGCGCCGGCGTGGACGAGGCGCAGTTCCGCTTCCAAGTGCCCGACGGGGTCGACGTGGTCAGCGCCCCGATCGGGTTCTAA
- a CDS encoding DNA translocase FtsK 4TM domain-containing protein, producing MAQERAGVMVTADPAAVGQQTPSNRSGRRKKPPAASEPAGARVLDEVVAVVVLAAALFALVSLLSYQRGATSGNLGGPVGYGLASTTLQALGLAAYLVPLLLLWLAAALFRQALESVPVTRGVGGLALVVSLAVAIGWLRPEREVAGAGGWLGGFFATVLREAFGSGGALVLVLSVLLMSFVFATGISLRRALGGSRQAAASSWARARQQWLRRAERSRARLLPSATREPVAPRADPIIVLRDEIKEPAPAAPRLVVSLPPPPPPKAAEKPPRPVVQEQFHFAADGHYQVPSMTFLDPPQRSGIRVDEEALRRSSQILETKLADFGIQGKVVAVRPGPVITTFEIEPAPGVKVNRIVTLADDLAMALRAVGVRILAPVPGTAVVGIEVANARRDNIALKEMIESEAYSAAPSPLTLALGKDTAGNPVIADLARMPHLLVAGATGTGKSVSLNAMIMSILFKASPRDVRFVMIDLKMLELSVYEDIPHLLVPVVTDAKKAVVVLKNLVEQMDERYRAMKGLGVRNIDGYNRLVDREEQERNAGVIELSEVVADDDEEEAGETQQPPRREHLPKVVIIIDELADLMMTVGRNVEEPITRLAQKARAAGMHLIVATQRPSVDVITGLIKANFPARVSFQTTARVDSRTILDHIGAERLLGGGDMLYLPPGTARVQRLHGAFVSETEIHKVVEFIKRQASPLYAFGLLESDDEEDGDGGEPDEFEDAMYDQAVRLVTESRQASISWVQRRLRIGYNRAARMIERMEREGVITASEGGKPREVVARRIDGDS from the coding sequence GTGGCACAGGAACGAGCCGGGGTCATGGTGACGGCCGATCCGGCGGCCGTGGGTCAGCAGACGCCGAGCAACCGCAGCGGGCGGCGCAAGAAACCGCCGGCGGCGAGCGAGCCGGCGGGCGCCCGGGTGCTCGACGAAGTGGTCGCGGTGGTGGTGCTGGCGGCAGCACTCTTCGCGCTCGTGAGCCTCCTTTCCTATCAACGCGGCGCCACCAGCGGCAACCTCGGCGGTCCGGTCGGATACGGGCTGGCGAGTACCACCCTGCAAGCACTCGGCCTAGCAGCCTACTTGGTGCCGCTGCTGCTGTTGTGGCTGGCGGCGGCGCTGTTTCGTCAGGCGCTCGAGAGCGTGCCGGTAACCCGCGGCGTCGGCGGTCTGGCGTTGGTGGTCAGCCTGGCGGTTGCCATCGGGTGGCTGCGCCCGGAGCGCGAAGTGGCCGGGGCCGGCGGCTGGCTGGGCGGGTTCTTCGCCACGGTGCTGCGCGAAGCGTTCGGCAGCGGCGGGGCGTTGGTGCTGGTATTGTCGGTGCTGCTCATGTCGTTTGTCTTTGCCACCGGCATCTCACTGCGCCGAGCGCTGGGCGGCAGCCGGCAGGCGGCCGCCAGCAGCTGGGCGCGCGCGCGCCAACAGTGGCTGCGCCGGGCCGAGCGCAGCCGCGCGCGCTTGCTGCCGAGCGCGACGCGTGAACCGGTGGCGCCACGCGCCGATCCGATCATCGTCCTGCGCGACGAAATCAAAGAACCGGCGCCGGCCGCGCCACGGCTGGTAGTGTCGCTCCCGCCACCGCCGCCGCCGAAGGCAGCCGAGAAGCCGCCCCGGCCGGTGGTGCAAGAGCAGTTTCACTTCGCGGCAGACGGGCATTACCAGGTGCCGTCGATGACCTTTCTCGATCCGCCGCAGCGTAGCGGCATCCGCGTCGACGAAGAGGCGCTGCGCAGAAGTTCGCAGATTCTCGAAACCAAGCTGGCCGACTTCGGCATCCAGGGCAAAGTCGTCGCCGTGCGCCCCGGACCGGTGATCACTACCTTCGAGATCGAGCCGGCCCCGGGGGTCAAGGTCAACCGCATCGTCACCCTCGCCGACGACCTGGCGATGGCGCTGCGAGCGGTCGGGGTGCGCATCCTGGCGCCGGTACCGGGTACCGCCGTGGTCGGCATCGAGGTCGCCAACGCCCGCCGTGACAACATCGCCCTCAAAGAGATGATCGAGAGCGAGGCCTATAGCGCGGCCCCCTCGCCGCTGACGCTGGCCTTGGGCAAGGATACCGCCGGCAACCCGGTGATCGCCGATCTCGCCCGCATGCCCCACCTGCTGGTGGCCGGCGCCACCGGTACCGGCAAGTCGGTCTCGCTCAACGCTATGATCATGAGCATCCTCTTCAAGGCCTCGCCGCGCGACGTGCGCTTCGTCATGATCGACCTCAAGATGCTCGAACTGTCGGTCTACGAAGATATCCCGCACCTGCTGGTGCCGGTGGTGACCGACGCCAAGAAGGCGGTCGTCGTGCTGAAGAACCTGGTCGAGCAAATGGATGAGCGCTATCGCGCGATGAAGGGCCTCGGCGTGCGCAACATCGATGGCTACAACCGGCTGGTCGATCGCGAGGAGCAGGAACGCAACGCCGGCGTGATCGAGCTGAGCGAGGTGGTTGCCGATGACGACGAGGAGGAGGCCGGCGAGACCCAGCAGCCCCCGCGGCGCGAGCACCTGCCGAAGGTGGTCATCATCATCGACGAGCTGGCCGACTTGATGATGACCGTCGGCCGCAACGTCGAAGAGCCGATCACCCGCCTGGCCCAGAAGGCGCGGGCAGCCGGCATGCACCTGATCGTGGCCACCCAGCGGCCGTCGGTGGACGTGATCACCGGCCTGATCAAAGCCAACTTCCCGGCGCGGGTTTCGTTCCAAACCACCGCCCGGGTTGATTCGCGCACCATCCTCGATCACATCGGGGCCGAGCGCCTGCTCGGCGGCGGCGACATGCTCTATCTGCCGCCCGGGACCGCGCGCGTGCAGCGCTTGCACGGCGCTTTCGTCTCCGAAACCGAGATTCACAAGGTGGTCGAGTTCATCAAGCGGCAGGCCTCGCCGCTGTACGCCTTCGGCCTGCTCGAAAGCGACGATGAGGAGGACGGCGACGGGGGCGAGCCGGACGAGTTCGAAGACGCGATGTACGACCAGGCGGTCCGCCTGGTGACCGAGAGCCGGCAGGCCTCGATCTCGTGGGTGCAACGGCGGCTGCGCATCGGCTACAACCGGGCCGCGCGCATGATCGAGCGCATGGAGCGCGAGGGCGTGATCACTGCCAGTGAAGGCGGCAAGCCGCGCGAGGTCGTCGCCCGGCGCATCGATGGTGATTCGTGA
- a CDS encoding ribonuclease J, whose product MSTGGAGPLRVVPLGGLGEIGLNCLVLEYGQAAIAIDCGLMFPETHMLGVDLVIPDLTYVQQLGERFLGFVITHGHEDHIGALPYALRELQVPVYATAMSAGLIREKLREHGLADAARLHVVEPRQPWQMGPFVIEALHVTHSIVDAVALAIRTPLGTVIHSGDFKFDQTPLDGRRTDLQRLGEYGAAGVWLLLSDSTNVEREGVTPSERTVRDDIDRIFRDTAGKVFFSTFSSHVHRLQQVLELAQGTGRRVAVIGRSLTNSIQIATDLGHLHYPPALFIDSNTIAAHDPRRLVVLTTGSQGEALSALVRIAMDDHPQAKMRPGDAVILSSRIIPGNEKTISNLTNHMYRRGAQVHHSRSAQVHVSGHASQEELKLMVALTRPRYFVPVHGEYRHLARHRALAQAMGVAEDRTFLLEDGNMLELEAEGARVRESIGSGRVFVDGKGIGDVSDIVLRDRRHLSQDGMVLAVLSLDQHSGELIAGPDLITRGLYEEDGSAYLEQAKAVVRDALAQITPESRTDSLEVKEEVRKALKRYFARTLDRRPVILPFIMEM is encoded by the coding sequence ATGAGCACCGGCGGTGCGGGACCGCTGCGCGTGGTCCCCTTGGGCGGCTTGGGGGAAATCGGGCTCAACTGCCTGGTGCTGGAATACGGCCAGGCGGCGATCGCTATCGACTGCGGCCTGATGTTTCCCGAAACCCACATGCTCGGGGTCGATCTGGTCATCCCCGATCTCACCTACGTGCAGCAGCTGGGCGAGCGCTTTCTCGGTTTCGTCATCACCCACGGGCACGAGGACCACATCGGCGCGCTGCCCTATGCCCTGCGGGAATTGCAGGTGCCGGTCTACGCCACCGCCATGTCCGCCGGGCTGATCCGCGAGAAACTGCGCGAGCACGGGCTTGCCGATGCTGCCCGCTTGCACGTCGTCGAGCCGCGCCAGCCGTGGCAGATGGGGCCGTTTGTCATCGAGGCGCTGCACGTCACCCACTCGATCGTCGACGCGGTGGCGCTGGCTATCCGTACTCCGCTCGGCACGGTCATCCACAGCGGCGACTTCAAGTTCGACCAGACGCCGCTCGACGGCCGGCGCACGGACCTGCAACGCTTGGGCGAATACGGCGCGGCAGGGGTGTGGCTGCTGCTCTCCGACTCCACCAACGTCGAGCGCGAGGGCGTGACGCCCTCGGAACGAACGGTGCGCGACGACATCGATCGGATCTTTCGCGATACCGCCGGCAAGGTCTTCTTCTCCACTTTCTCCTCCCATGTGCACCGGCTGCAGCAGGTCTTGGAGTTGGCGCAGGGCACCGGCCGGCGCGTGGCGGTGATCGGGCGCAGCCTGACCAATAGCATCCAAATCGCCACCGACCTGGGCCATTTGCACTACCCGCCGGCGCTGTTCATCGACAGCAACACCATCGCCGCGCACGACCCGCGCCGCCTCGTGGTGCTCACCACCGGCAGCCAGGGCGAAGCCCTGTCGGCGTTGGTTCGCATCGCCATGGATGACCATCCGCAGGCGAAGATGCGCCCGGGCGACGCGGTCATCTTGTCCTCGCGCATAATCCCGGGCAACGAGAAGACCATCAGCAACCTCACCAACCACATGTACCGCCGCGGCGCCCAGGTGCACCATTCCCGTAGCGCGCAGGTGCACGTCTCGGGTCACGCCAGCCAGGAAGAGCTCAAGTTGATGGTGGCGCTGACGCGCCCGCGCTACTTCGTGCCGGTGCACGGCGAGTACCGCCACCTGGCGCGCCACCGGGCGCTGGCCCAGGCGATGGGCGTGGCGGAAGACCGGACTTTCCTGCTCGAGGACGGCAACATGCTCGAACTCGAGGCCGAGGGCGCGCGCGTGCGCGAGTCGATCGGCAGCGGGCGAGTGTTTGTCGACGGCAAGGGCATCGGCGATGTCAGCGACATCGTCTTGCGCGACCGCCGCCACTTGTCGCAGGACGGCATGGTGTTGGCCGTCCTCTCCCTCGACCAGCATTCGGGCGAACTGATCGCGGGGCCGGACTTGATCACGCGGGGCCTCTACGAAGAAGACGGCAGCGCGTATCTCGAACAGGCCAAGGCGGTCGTGCGCGACGCCTTGGCCCAGATCACACCCGAGTCCCGTACCGACTCACTAGAAGTGAAGGAGGAGGTCCGCAAGGCCCTCAAGCGGTATTTCGCGCGCACGTTGGACCGCCGGCCGGTCATTCTACCGTTCATCATGGAGATGTGA